The Candidatus Poribacteria bacterium genomic interval GGACGTTGGCGCAACCGTCTTTGCGACGCGCGCTCAGTGGTCTGCTTCGTCGATATGTATCGAGTCCACGGACACCGTATCGTAACCGATCTACGACATGGACCACTCAGATCGATGTCGTCAGCGTGATCGCTTTCCCGGAAGCACTCGACTCGAGCCCCGCCAGCAGAATCTCGGTGATATGCCGTGCCGTGTGGGCGTTCTCCAGCGGCGGCGGCACGCCCTTGCGGATGCAGTCCAGGAAATGCTCGTGGAGCCCGCCGACGCCGACGCTGCACTCGATGGCTTCCGCTGCCACGGGAGCGTGTTCGCGCGTATAGGAGGTCGGCGTCCACTTGGTCACCATCTCGCCATCGCGGCCGGGCGTCGTGAACTTACCCGCCGTGCCGTGAATGGACATCTCCCACGTCCGCGCTGGATCGCACCAGCCCGTCTCGGCGGTCGCGATGCCGCCGTTCGCCATCTCTAGCACCAACGTGGCGACGTCCTCCAGGTCGGTCGGCTTGTCGAAGGTTGAGACGAAGCCCGTAACCCGTCTCACCGATCCGAGAACCCCGACGATGTGCGACACGGCGTAGACGCCCATGTCGAACAGCGCGCCGACGCTCGCGCGGTTCGAGTCGAAGAACCAGAGGTCGTCGTCCTTTTCGCCGAAGATGTCGCGAATCTCCGCGTAGTAGATCTCGGGTCCGCCGTGGCTCGTGCGGGCTCGCGCCCCGGACACCTTCCCGATTGCGCCGTCCTGACAAAGCTGACGGAGCGTGTAGATGTGGTTCCCGTAGTGCGGCATGCACTGCACCGTCCGGTCGGTGCGCTCGACGGCGGCTACGAACGCGTTCGCCTCGCCCATATCGCCGCAGAGCGGCTTCTGCATCAGGACGTGCTTCCCGGCTTGGATGGCGGCGATGCCCCAGCGGACGTGTTGCGGATGCGGTGTTCCAATGATGATCGCATCGACGCGGTCGTCCGCGATGACATCCTCGTAGCTCTGCGTCCATCGCGGGATGCCGAACTGTTCACAGAGCCGCTTCAGTCGGCTCTCGCGTCTGCCGGACACGAGCGTCACCTCGAACTCGTCGTTCTTCGCCAAGTCTGGCAGGTGCAACCGCGCGACGATCCCGCCCGCACCGATCACACCGACTCGCAGCTTCGCCATCTGCGCCTCCTTCGTCTGTCCTCACCGACCAAGCGACTCCGGCTGGTGCGGGAAGGGTAGGCGATCCGTCGCCCCGGGGCAACGGGTTCTGCGTGCGGAAGTCGGCGACGTCTGCTATGTTCTCCGGCGTCGTGACGTGGCTCACCGGAGAGACAACCGCATGAAGATCACGGACATCAAGACCGCGCTCGTGCAGGGACATGGCTGGTCCTGCTTCGTTCGGATCGAGACGGACGAGGGCTTGGTCGGCATGGGCGAGTGCATCCACGGCGGCGGAGGGATCACGCGCATCATCGACGAGCTCAAGCCCGCTCTCGTCGGCGAGAACCCTCTGAACTGGGACGTGCTCTTCGAGAAGGTTCGTCGCCGGTACATCTTCGACGGTGCGCTCGCGGGCAACTTCGTGACGGCGCTCAGCGGGTTCGACATTGCCCTACTCGACCTGACCGGCAAAGCGCTCGGGACCCCGGTGTACCAGCTCCTTGGCGGGAAGTACCGGGATCGCATCCGCATCTATGCGGACTGCCACGCAGGCAGAGACAACACGCCCGAATCGGCGGCAGAGAGGGCGAAAGAGGTCGTCGCCCAGGGGTTCACCGCGCTCAAGTTCGACGTGGACGACGCCTCGGATCCCAACAAGTACGATCCGTGGAACTGGTCGGTTGCCCCGCGCGAGCTGGATCGAATGGTGAACACGGTTGCCGCGGTCCGTGAGGGCG includes:
- a CDS encoding Gfo/Idh/MocA family oxidoreductase produces the protein MAKLRVGVIGAGGIVARLHLPDLAKNDEFEVTLVSGRRESRLKRLCEQFGIPRWTQSYEDVIADDRVDAIIIGTPHPQHVRWGIAAIQAGKHVLMQKPLCGDMGEANAFVAAVERTDRTVQCMPHYGNHIYTLRQLCQDGAIGKVSGARARTSHGGPEIYYAEIRDIFGEKDDDLWFFDSNRASVGALFDMGVYAVSHIVGVLGSVRRVTGFVSTFDKPTDLEDVATLVLEMANGGIATAETGWCDPARTWEMSIHGTAGKFTTPGRDGEMVTKWTPTSYTREHAPVAAEAIECSVGVGGLHEHFLDCIRKGVPPPLENAHTARHITEILLAGLESSASGKAITLTTSI